The Salvia miltiorrhiza cultivar Shanhuang (shh) chromosome 1, IMPLAD_Smil_shh, whole genome shotgun sequence genome has a window encoding:
- the LOC131005695 gene encoding omega-3 fatty acid desaturase, chloroplastic-like, whose protein sequence is MTSWVLSECGLRPLPRIYLRPRTGQSLSKSNPSKLRISRTDFSNDSSFCCVGRGRNWGLKVSAPLRFQEVEKEENEERESVVVNGADEFDPGAPPPFKLSDIRAAIPKHCWVKNPWRSMSYVVRDVAVVFGLAAVAAYFNNWAVWPLYWFAQGTMFWALFVLGHDCGHGSFSSDPKLNSVVGHLLHSSILVPYHGWRISHRTHHQNHGHVENDESWHPLSEKIYKQLDFVTKKLRFTLPFPMLAYPIYLWGRSPGKKGSHFHPDSDLFVPNERKDVITSTVCWTAMVAILAGLSFLMGPLQVLKLYGVPYFGFVAWLDLVTYLHHHGHEEKLPWYRGKEWSYLRGGLTTLDRDYGWINNIHHDIGTHVIHHLFPQIPHYHLIEATAAVKPVLGKYYKEPQKSGPLPLYLLGVLLKSMKKDHYVSDTGDIVYYQTDPELN, encoded by the exons ATGACCAGTTGGGTTCTATCAGAATGTGGCTTAAGGCCACTTCCAAGAATCTACCTCAGGCCAAGAACTGGTCAATCTCTCTCCAAATCCAACCCCTCAAAGCTGAGAATCTCAAGAACAGATTTTTCCAATGATTCCTCATTCTGCTGTGTTGGTAGAGGGAGGAACTGGGGTTTGAAGGTGAGTGCCCCACTGAGATTTCAGGAGGTGGAGAAGGAGGagaatgaggagagagagagtgtggtAGTAAATGGTGCTGATGAATTTGACCCTGGTGCACCACCCCCATTCAAGCTGTCTGATATTAGGGCAGCCATTCCTAAACATTGTTGGGTTAAGAATCCATGGAGGTCTATGAGCTATGTTGTGAGAGATGTTGCTGTGGTTTTTGGATTGGCTGCAGTTGCAGCCTATTTCAACAACTGGGCTGTCTGGCCTCTCTACTGGTTTGCTCAGGGAACTATGTTTTGGGCTTTGTTTGTTCTTGGCCATGATTG TGGACATGGGAGCTTTTCTAGTGATCCAAAGTTGAATAGTGTTGTTGGTCACCTGCTTCACTCTTCCATCCTTGTTCCTTATCATGGATG GAGAATTAGTCACAGGACACACCATCAGAACCATGGACATGTTGAGAATGATGAATCCTGGCATCCA TTATCTGAGAAGATATACAAGCAATTGGATTTTGTGACCAAGAAGTTGAGGTTCACATTGCCTTTCCCTATGCTGGCTTATCCCATCTATCTG TGGGGCAGAAGTCCTGGGAAGAAAGGCTCTCATTTCCATCCAGACAGCGATTTGTTCGTCCCAAACGAGAGGAAGGATGTTATTACCTCGACAGTTTGTTGGACAGCAATGGTTGCAATTCTTGCAGGGCTATCTTTCCTTATGGGTCCTCTTCAAGTGCTCAAACTCTATGGCGTACCTTACTTC GGATTTGTGGCGTGGCTCGATCTAGTTACCTACCTCCATCACCACGGCCATGAGGAGAAGCTTCCTTGGTACCGAGGAAAG GAATGGAGTTACCTGAGAGGGGGGCTCACGACACTTGATCGTGATTATGGATGGATAAACAACATCCACCACGACATAGGGACACACGTTATACATCACCTCTTCCCCCAAATCCCACACTACCATTTGATAGAAGCA ACTGCAGCAGTTAAGCCAGTGCTAGGTAAATATTACAAGGAGCCTCAGAAATCAGGCCCTCTCCCATTATACTTGCTGGGAGTCCTCCTAAAGAGCATGAAAAAGGATCATTATGTGAGTGACACGGGCGATATAGTGTACTACCAGACCGATcctgaactgaactga